One window of the Rhipicephalus sanguineus isolate Rsan-2018 chromosome 4, BIME_Rsan_1.4, whole genome shotgun sequence genome contains the following:
- the LOC119389589 gene encoding tubulin alpha-1C chain, whose protein sequence is MRECISVHVGQAGVQIGNACWELYCLEHGIQPDGQMPSDKTIGGGDDSFNTFFSETGAGKHVPRAVYVDLEPTVVDEVRTGTYRQLFHPEQLITGKEDAANNYARGHYTIGKEIVDLVLDRIRKLADQCTGLQGFLIFHSFGGGTGSGFTSLLMERLSVDYGKKSKLEFAIYPAPQVSTAVVEPYNSILTTHTTLEHSDCAFMVDNEAIYDICRRNLDIERPTYTNLNRLIGQIVSSITASLRFDGALNVDLTEFQTNLVPYPRIHFPLVTYAPVISAEKAYHEQLTVAEITNACFEPANQMVKCDPRHGKYMACCLLYRGDVVPKDVNAAIAAIKTKRTIQFVDWCPTGFKVGINYQPPTVVPGGDLAKVQRAVCMLSNTTAIAEAWARLDHKFDLMYAKRAFVHWYVGEGMEEGEFSEAREDLAALEKDYEEVGIDSAEGAEDDGGEEF, encoded by the exons ATGCGTGAGTGCATCTCTGTTCACGTTGGACAAGCGGGCGTCCAGATCGGCAATGCCTGCTGGGAGCTGTACTGCCTGGAGCATGGCATTCAGCCCGACGGCCAGATGCCCAGCGACAAGACGATCGGCGGAGGCGACGACTCTTTCAACACGTTCTTCAGCGAGACCGGTGCTGGCAAGCACGTGCCTCGCGCCGTCTACGTCGACCTCGAGCCCACGGTCGTCGACGAAGTCCGCACTGGCACTTACAG GCAACTGTTCCACCCCGAGCAGCTGATCACTGGCAAGGAGGATGCGGCTAACAACTATGCTCGCGGCCACTACACGATCGGCAAGGAGATTGTGGATCTGGTGCTGGACCGGATCAGGAAGCTGGCAGACCAGTGCACGGGCCTGCAGGGTTTCCTCATCTTCCACAGCTTCGGAGGTGGCACTGGCTCGGGCTTCACCTCGCTCCTCATGGAGCGCCTCTCGGTGGACTACGGCAAGAAGTCCAAGCTCGAGTTCGCCATCTACCCAGCCCCACAG GTCTCCACAGCAGTCGTGGAACCCTACAACTCCATTCTCACCACGCACACCACCCTTGAGCATTCAGACTGCGCTTTCATGGTCGACAACGAGGCAATCTACGACATCTGCCGCCGCAACCTCGACATTGAGAGGCCCACCTACACCAACCTGAACAGGCTCATTGGCCAGATTGTCTCCTCAATCACTGCCTCCCTGCGGTTCGACGGCGCCCTCAACGTCGACCTCACTGAGTTCCAGACCAACTTGGTGCCCTACCCTCGCATCCACTTCCCTCTCGTCACGTATGCCCCCGTCATCTCTGCCGAGAAGGCCTACCACGAGCAGCTCACAGTTGCAGAGATCACGAATGCCTGCTTTGAGCCAGCCAACCAGATGGTCAAGTGCGACCCCCGCCACGGAAAGTACATGGCCTGCTGCCTCCTGTACCGCGGTGATGTTGTGCCAAAGGATGTAAACGCAGCCATTGCGGCCATCAAGACCAAGCGCACGATCCAGTTTGTGGACTGGTGCCCCACTGGATTTAAG GTTGGCATCAACTACCAGCCCCCAACTGTTGTACCTGGTGGTGACCTCGCCAAGGTCCAGCGTGCAGTGTGCATGCTGTCCAACACAACAGCCATTGCGGAGGCCTGGGCACGTCTCGACCACAAGTTCGACCTCATGTACGCCAAGCGGGCGTTCGTCCACTGGTACGTCGGCgaaggcatggaggaaggagagTTCTCCGAAGCCAGGGAGGATTTGGCTGCCCTCGAGAAGGACTACGAGGAGGTCGGCATAGACTCTGCAGAGGGTGCAGAAGACGATGGTGGCGAGGAGTTTTAA
- the LOC119389590 gene encoding mitochondrial fission process protein 1, whose protein sequence is MQTLAMAAKDAKDSNEASTSHETAHCQKSTAPPTDIFRDTPVRLLGYANEVGEAFRSLVHVNVVRLSYAVASVYVVADTTDKVLKADKVKCPNAEAHRNKLLNTAVDTLVWQALASVIVPGFTINRVCALSLFLLKRYSNLPLNACKWTTTGVGLGCIPFIVSPIDHGVHRLMDKTLRSWLHAKESSE, encoded by the exons atgcagacgctcgcaatgGCTGCGAAAGATGCGAAAGATTCAAACGAAGCGAGCACAAGCCACGAAACAGCACACTGCCAGAAATCGACGGCACCTCCGACCGATATATTCAGAGATACACCGGTTCGCTTGCTAG GCTATGCAAATGAAGTAGGAGAAGCCTTCCGGTCCCTAGTTCACGTCAACGTCGTCCGGCTGTCCTATGCAGTAGCAAGTGTGTACGTCGTGGCCGACACGACAGACAAGGTTCTGAAGGCAGACAAG GTCAAGTGCCCTAACGCTGAAGCCCATCGGAACAAGCTGCTGAACACGGCCGTTGACACACTGGTGTGGCAAGCGTTGGCCTCGGTCATCGTACCTGGCTTCACAATCAACAGGGTGTGCGCATTGTCTCTCTTCCTGCTCAAGCGTTACTCGAACCTGCCGCTCAATGCCTGCAAGTGGACTACGACCGGTGTGGGTTTGGGCTGCATCCCGTTCATCGTGTCGCCCATAGACCACGGTGTTCACAGGCTCATGGACAAGACGCTTCGTTCGTGGCTGCATGCAAAGGAGTCTTCCGAATGA